TTGCTTTATCATCTCGATTTACGACAACGAAAATAGCATCTGCATCAAAGTCAGGTAATACTTCTTGCGAAATCACTTCGAAAGGACGGTTTCCATCAATTTTCTCCACACCATTTGCAGGTTGTAACCCTAAGTCTTGAAATAAAATTGGTCCCATCGGTCTTTTCGTACTAAATACACGTAATTCTTTTGCAGTTACGCGAATCGCCATTACTTTCTCGTTATTTCCTAACTCTTTATCTATTAAGCTTTTTACACGTTTTGTTTGTTCTTCATAGTCTTGAATATACTTTTCTGCTTCTTTCTCGCGATTTACAAGTTCACCTACTTGTTTTAAATGATCTCTCCACGTACCTTCATCTAAATTGAAAGCATGTGTTTTTGCAATTTTTTCGTATTTCGCTAAATCTTTTCCAGCATATTTTTCATCGACATAAATTTCGGATGGTTTTAATTGTAATAATGCTTCCATATTAGGATCTGTTACAACACCAAGCTTCTTCGTATCTTTCAATTGTTCTTTCGCATGTGGTAAGAAATCTTTTAAGTCTCCTCCAATAACAGAACCTACTGGTGTAATTCCTAATGCGAGTAAATTATTCGTTAAATGAATAGACATAGATGCAATTTTTGGGTCATTACTTTTTGAAGTCTTTGTAGCTGCCCCTTCACTTGATTTCGTTTGACCACATGCTGATAATACGAAAATGCACATAATGCTAAATAAGATAGTAAGTTTCTTTTTCATACGTTCTCCTCTTTAAAGTATTTATTTTGTTTTTGTAAGTAAATAAAGAAAATACGGTGCTCCTAAAGCAGCTACTACTACACCAGCTGGAATAGAGTTTGGCTCAAATAAAGAACGACCAATTGTATCCGCTAGTACTAAAATAATCATCCCAATAAGTCCGGTCAACGGTAGAGAATACTCATATGTAGAACCTACTAACTTTCTTGCAATATGAGGAGAAACTAAACCGATAAAGCCAATCCCTCCCGCCATTGATACACTTGCGCAAGATAACCCGACTGCTGTAGCTAAAAGCAGTAATCGTTCTTTTTGAACAGATACACCAAGGCCTGCTGCTACGCTATCCCCTAGTGACAGAGCATTTAATGTTTTTGATTTTAGCCATGCATACGGAGTAAGCACAAGGATCCAAGGTAATAATACAAAGACATGAACCCAATCTCTTCCCCACACGTTACCAACTAACCACCTAGAAGCGAACGTATACGTCTCATCATTTAAACGAAGAGAGAAAAATAACGAAATCGCACTAAAACCAGCTGAAACTGCAATTCCAACGAGAATAAGTCTAATTGGAAGTAAACCTTTTGACCGGTCACTCGCAAGTAGAATAATAAGAAATGCAGCTAACACTCCCCCGCCAAACGTAAATAACGGTATTAAAATTGATGCTTTCTCATTAATAGAATGAAAAAGAGTAACGAATACAATAAGCCCGAAAGAAGCACCAGAATGTAATCCGAGAATACCAGGATCTGCAAGTGCATTACGAGATAATCCTTGCAAAATCGCTCCAGAAACCCCAAGGCCAATACCTGCTAACATTGTGATTATAATTCTTGGCATACGATAATCGTATAGCACTGTAGCACTCTCAAAATCACCATATCCAAAAAGCGTTTGAATCACTTTGAGTGGTGGAACGCTCAGCGTACCCGTATTTAAACTAATTAAAATTACAGCGATACTCATACATCCGAAAATTGTAGTTACAGTAATAGCTCTCTTTTTATCCGTGTTAAAAAGATCCTTCACTTATAGCTCCCTCCCTACTTTACGTGCTATATAGAGGAAAAACGGAACTCCTACAAGAGCTACCATAATTCCTATCGCAAGTTCTTTAGGAGGGTTTACTGTTCTTGCCCCTAAATCAGCTAAAACTAATAACATAGCTCCTAATAGTGCTGACATAAGAATAATAAGCCTATAATTAACGCCCACTAATTTTCTAGCAATATGCGGGATGACAAGTCCTACAAATCCAATGGAACCAACAGCTGAAACAGAAACACCTGCAAGAATGACTACTATAATCATCCCAAGTATTCTCGTTCGGTTCGTTTTTGCACCTAAATTCGTAGCAACATCATCTCCCATTGATAGGAGTGAAATAGAGCGCCCTAATACTACCGCGAAGACAATAGTTGCGAGAATAATTGGTACTAAAAATTTCAAGTGATCCCACTTTACCCCTGCAACACCACCAGCATACCAAAACGCTAAATCTTGACTTAAATCATAATAAATTGCAATTCCTGAACTTAATGAATGTAAAAGAGCTGCCATAACCGCTCCAGCAATTGTTAACCGCATCGGTGTTAACCCACCCGATGTTGCTGATCCGATAATAAAAATAAGTACCGTGCTCAGGACAGCCCCTAAAAAAGAAACAACCATTAAATAGGAATATGGCATATGGGGGAAGAACGCAAAGCTAAGTGCTACTACAAACATCGCCCCGGCATTGATTCCAAGCACCCCCGCATCCGCTAAAGGATTTCGCGTTACTCCTTGCATGACAGCACCAGCAACTGCAAAAGCAGCTCCTACAACTGCTGCACCGATTACTCTTGGCAACCTTAATTCATAAATAATTTGATGCTGCGTTAATTTTGGATTGTAATCAAAAAACGCCGCCCACACAGTTTGCAAATGAATATCCTTTGCACCAAATGCAATGGCTAAAAATATAGATACTATTAAGCATATAATTGTTAAGCCCATAAAACATATGAACTTAATATTTAGCCAACGATTTTTGTCCGCATGTACAATAGACTTATGTAACATGTTTCATTTCATCCTTTATATTCAGTTGTTTTTTAAATTGGTTTTTATTTGTATTCACTATTGATAACAATTATCATTTTCACTTAGATATTATATCTTCACTTTTTTTAAATAGCAAACTATTTTTTACTTTGCTAAAATATAAAAACTCTTATTAGGATGACCTTCCAAAAACTACAAATACATACAATGAATAGGCGTGTCTATTCGCAATAAATTATAGTATACTAAGTTATTATTTCGATTTTTCTAATAAGTGCATCGAAGGTGAAACAATGTTTTATATAAAACAACTTCTATACTTTACTTACGAACAAGCTCTATCTTGTCTATTCCCTGTCGTTATTTTTTTACACTTGCCGTTTCAAAACTTATTTCCATTCCAGGGCTATATCGTTACGATTTCATACTTATCGTATGTCTTCTCATGCAATATGTTATGTATTGTAGTTGTTTTTATAATAAGCGATTTTTAGTATTATCTACTAAATAAACTCTGTATTTTTTCACGGCATATCAGTGATATTTTATGTCTACTTTATATAGGTGTTAGCAAGTTCGTTTGCAAACTTGTTAACACTTTTTTGTTTCATTAAACTTCTTGAATTACATATACTTTTACAAACACGTCATACTTAGCTACCAGTTGCACTAATTTCTTTTCTCTATATTTTGTAATCGTGAGAAAAAGGAGATTTGGACAGAAGAAAAAACAGAGGAACAAAACAAAAAGACAGTATACACCGTCTTTTTTTATATCAATACACTTTTATTCCATTCGTTATCACTTAGATCATCTATTAAATGCAAAGCAATATGTAGCAAATAAAAATATTACATTAATTAATGGTGATTCGTTGATCAATATGATGGATTCAAAATCAGACGTAATATAACAAGCCACTTCTACAAAACCATTTTATAAAAGGAGGTCGTGAAGCTCTTGGTGATGAGATAGAAGGATTTTTAGATTCAGCCATCCATCCAATAGATACATTTAATAACACAATTGAAGCTGTTTCACACAATTCTACATGTACAAAACTGGCCTTGAGACGAAAGATGAACTTAAAGTAATTACTGTTTTTCATTTAATCGGGCTTTTACTAGAAATATATAAAGTGTATTTTGGATCATGGAGTTATCCTGAGGAAGCCTATTCAAAAATTTTAGGCGTTCCCCTTTACAGCAGTTTTATGTATACGAGTGTTGCAAGTTACATATGCCAAGCGTGGAGAAGATTACATTTACAAATGCATAATTGGCCTAAAGACGTATAGACGATACCGCTTGGGGCTATGATTTACTTCAATTTTTTCATACATCATTTCCTATATGATTTTCGGTGGGTGCTCACTTTACTTTTATTTATTGTTTTCTTTCGTACATTTGTAGTATTTTCATTGCAAGAAGTTACTTATAAAATGCCTCTCGTGCTTTCATTTTTCCTTATTGGATTCTTATTTGGATTGCAGAAAACACCGCTACCTTCTTCGGAGCATGGCAATATCCAAATCAACGAGAGGTATGGAATCTCGTTCATCTCAGCAAAATTAGCTCATGGTTTTTACTTGTTGTTATTAGCATCATGATTGTTGTACAACTCAAACATTTGAAACAGTCAAAAAACGATATTGATGACGCAAAAATACATACTTAACGCGAAAGAAACAGCCAACTCCTTAAAGTTGGCTGTTTCTTTATTCAAAAATCACAAAAATTTGTTATCAATGTTTTTATTTGTTTTTTCTGCTACTCTTTTTAATTAAAAGAAAAAACATCGAAAGTAATTAATACAAAAATTTTGTCATGTATTTTTCTTAATTACTATTTTTGACATTTTTGTGATTTTTATAACAAGGTACCTTGTTAATCCATTTTCAATATTTTATAATGTTAACTGTATATGGTGTGTATGTTGTGCATTATATACATTCACACTTATCAGTAGAGAGGTTTTTTATGAAAATAATTTTAAATAACGCATCAAATCAACCTTTATATCAGCAAATAAAGGAACAAATTAAAGAATCTATATTTAACAATGAATTGACGGAAGGCGAACAATTACCATCAATCCGTGTGCTAGCTAACGATTTACATGTTAGTGTACTAACCACAAAAAGGGTCTATGCAGAACTAGAAGCTGAAGGTTTTATCGTTACAAGGGTTGGAAAAGGTACTTATGTAGCACCTACAAACTTAGAATTATTAATGGAATCTAAGCGTCACATGGTGGAGACTAAGCTAACAGAAGTATGTCAAATGGCCCGAAGGATTGGCATCCGTACCGAGGAGCTTCATTTGATGCTAGATTTAATTTTAGAGGAGGAGAATGAATAATGAATACAGTATTAGAAGTGAAAAATCTAAATAAAAATTACGATAATTTTTCATTAAAAGATGTTACATTTTCACTTGAGCAGGACTGTATAACTGGTTTTATTGGTACGAACGGTTCTGGGAAAACCACTACTATTAAAGCTATCCTTGGACTTGTACTGAAGGATTCGGGAAAAATTAATTTTTTAGGAAAAGATATGGATAAACATGAGAGAAAATCCAAAAACAAAATTGGTATCGTACTAGATGAGGGATATTTTTATGATGAATTAACATTGAAAGAAATGAAAAACGTGATTGCCCCTTCCTATACTGACTGGGATGAATCGGTTTTCTTAGCTTATATTAAAAAGTTCAATCTACATCTAGGACAAAAAATTGCAACACTCTCCAAAGGAATGAGGATGAAATTTGCAGTTGCTTTGGCTTTATCTCATCATGCAGACCTATTGATAATGGATGAACCAACAAGTGGGCTTGATCCATTGGTACGAAGCGAACTAATGGATATTCTTCTAAATTTTATGAAAGAACCAGGGAAAAGCGTCTTTTTTTCTACACATATTACCTCAGATTTAGATAAAATTGCGGATATGATTATTTTAATAGATAATGGCAAAATTTTAGTTAATGAAGAAAAAGATGTGCTAGTAGAAACACACGCATTGGTAAAAGGTGATAATCGATTGATTAATGAACAAACAAAAAAACTATTTTTGAATTTGAACCAGACTAACTATGGTTTTAAAGGAATTACTCATAAAATAGATGATGTACGTCGGCTTATGCCTGATATATTAATGGAAAGACCGACTATAGAAGATATAATGCTTTCTTACATTGGGGGAAACAACTATGTTAATTAATCTTGTTGTCAAAGACATAATGTTAATCAAAAAGTATTTTTTTATTTTTCTCGGTTTTGCTGCCATCGCCCCTTTTTATCTTTCTACTCGATTGCAATTAAACGATGGTGGGCTTGTTAGTTTTCTTTTAACAGTAATTCTAATGGAGTATATTTTGTTTGGTACATTATCCAAATTTGAAAATCAATACAAAGGGGC
The DNA window shown above is from Bacillus clarus and carries:
- a CDS encoding iron-hydroxamate ABC transporter substrate-binding protein, producing MKKKLTILFSIMCIFVLSACGQTKSSEGAATKTSKSNDPKIASMSIHLTNNLLALGITPVGSVIGGDLKDFLPHAKEQLKDTKKLGVVTDPNMEALLQLKPSEIYVDEKYAGKDLAKYEKIAKTHAFNLDEGTWRDHLKQVGELVNREKEAEKYIQDYEEQTKRVKSLIDKELGNNEKVMAIRVTAKELRVFSTKRPMGPILFQDLGLQPANGVEKIDGNRPFEVISQEVLPDFDADAIFVVVNRDDKAKAAFKQLQETPIWKDLKAVKGKHVYIINDQPWLDYSALGNKMAMDEAEKMFTK
- a CDS encoding FecCD family ABC transporter permease, giving the protein MKDLFNTDKKRAITVTTIFGCMSIAVILISLNTGTLSVPPLKVIQTLFGYGDFESATVLYDYRMPRIIITMLAGIGLGVSGAILQGLSRNALADPGILGLHSGASFGLIVFVTLFHSINEKASILIPLFTFGGGVLAAFLIILLASDRSKGLLPIRLILVGIAVSAGFSAISLFFSLRLNDETYTFASRWLVGNVWGRDWVHVFVLLPWILVLTPYAWLKSKTLNALSLGDSVAAGLGVSVQKERLLLLATAVGLSCASVSMAGGIGFIGLVSPHIARKLVGSTYEYSLPLTGLIGMIILVLADTIGRSLFEPNSIPAGVVVAALGAPYFLYLLTKTK
- a CDS encoding FecCD family ABC transporter permease, which translates into the protein MLHKSIVHADKNRWLNIKFICFMGLTIICLIVSIFLAIAFGAKDIHLQTVWAAFFDYNPKLTQHQIIYELRLPRVIGAAVVGAAFAVAGAVMQGVTRNPLADAGVLGINAGAMFVVALSFAFFPHMPYSYLMVVSFLGAVLSTVLIFIIGSATSGGLTPMRLTIAGAVMAALLHSLSSGIAIYYDLSQDLAFWYAGGVAGVKWDHLKFLVPIILATIVFAVVLGRSISLLSMGDDVATNLGAKTNRTRILGMIIVVILAGVSVSAVGSIGFVGLVIPHIARKLVGVNYRLIILMSALLGAMLLVLADLGARTVNPPKELAIGIMVALVGVPFFLYIARKVGREL
- a CDS encoding GntR family transcriptional regulator, whose protein sequence is MKIILNNASNQPLYQQIKEQIKESIFNNELTEGEQLPSIRVLANDLHVSVLTTKRVYAELEAEGFIVTRVGKGTYVAPTNLELLMESKRHMVETKLTEVCQMARRIGIRTEELHLMLDLILEEENE
- a CDS encoding ABC transporter ATP-binding protein, producing the protein MNTVLEVKNLNKNYDNFSLKDVTFSLEQDCITGFIGTNGSGKTTTIKAILGLVLKDSGKINFLGKDMDKHERKSKNKIGIVLDEGYFYDELTLKEMKNVIAPSYTDWDESVFLAYIKKFNLHLGQKIATLSKGMRMKFAVALALSHHADLLIMDEPTSGLDPLVRSELMDILLNFMKEPGKSVFFSTHITSDLDKIADMIILIDNGKILVNEEKDVLVETHALVKGDNRLINEQTKKLFLNLNQTNYGFKGITHKIDDVRRLMPDILMERPTIEDIMLSYIGGNNYVN